Genomic DNA from Amycolatopsis alba DSM 44262:
GGCGGCCCAGCGGAACGTCGACGCCGCCCGCCCGATCTCGCCGCGCGCCCACTTCAGCGGCTTGCCGGACTCGGCGGTGATCAGCTGCGCGAGCTCTTCGGACCGCTCACCCAGAACTCGGGACACGTGGTCCAACGCGCCTGCCCGGACGTGCGCGGGCAGCGTCGCGAACTCCTCGGCGACGTCGTGCGCGGCCTGGACCGCGGTCTCGATGTCCGAAGTGGACGGAACGTGGTGCGAGCCAGCCTCGCTCCCGTCGAAGGAGTGGCGGACGACGACGGTCTCGTCGCTGGTGACCGGTTTTCCGGCTACCCAGAAGGGGAAGGTGGTCACTTGGAAGCCTCCGTACGGACAGCGTGCTCCAGGACCGAGAGGCCCTCGTCGAGCAGTTCGGCGGACAGGGAAAGCGGCGGCAGCAGACGGACGACGTTGCCGTAGGTGCCGCAGGTCAGGACGACGACGCCGGCCTGGTGGCAGGCCTGCGCGACGCGTTTGGTCAGGTCGGCGTCGGGTTCGGTGGTGCCCGGCTGCACGAATTCGGCGGCCAGCATCGCGCCGCGGCCGCGGACGTCGCCGATCACGCCGGTCTCCTCGGCCAGCGCGCGCAGCCGCGGCAGCACCGCGTTCTCGATGCGCTTCGCCGACGCCGCGAGGTTGTCCTGCCGCATGATCTCGATCGAGCCGAGCGCCGCGGCGCACGCGATCGGGTTACCGCCGTAGGTCCCGCCGAGCCCGCCCGGCGGAACGGCGTCGAGCAGTTCCGCGCGGCCGGTGACGGCCGCCAGGGGCAGCCCGCCCGCGATGCCCTTGGCGGTGGCGATCAGATCCGGCACGACGTCTTCGTGCGTGGACGCGAACCACTCGCCGGTGCGGCAGAACCCGGTCTGCACCTCGTCGGCGACGAACACGACGCCGTTCTCGGTGCACCAGGCCGAAAGCGCGGGCAGGAAGCCGGGCGCGGGCTCGATGAACCCGCCCTCACCCTGCACCGGTTCCAGCACGACGGCCGCGACCTGGTCGCCGCCGATCTGCTTCTCGATGCGGTCGATGGCGATCCGCGCCGCTTCGGGGCCGGACAGCCCGTCGCGGTACGGGTAGGACCCCGGCACCCGGTAGACCTCGGGTGCGAACGGGCCGAAACCGTGCTTGTAGGGGACGGATTTCGCGGTCAGCGCCATCGTCAGGTTGGTGCGGCCGTGGTAGGCGTGGTCGAACACGACGACGGCCTGGCGGCCGGTCGCGGCGCGGGCGATCTTCACCGCGTTCTCGACGGCCTCGGCGCCGGAGTTGAACAGCACCGAACGTTTCTCGTGGGTGCCCGGCGTCAGCTTGTCGAGCGCTTCGCACACCTCGACGTAGCCCTCGTACGGCGTGACCATGAAACACGTGTGCGTGAACCGGCCGACCTGCTCGCGGACGCGGTCCACGACGGCGGGGGCGGCGTGACCGACGTTGGTCACGGCGATACCGGAACCGAAGTCGATCAGGACGTTGCCGTCGGCGTCGGTGAGCAGACCGCCTTCGGCCGAAGTGACGTAGACGGGCAGCACCGAGCTCACACCCGCGGCGACTACGGCGGCGCGGCGTTCCTGCAGGGCGCGCGAGGCGGGGCCGGGGATCTCGGTGCGCAGCCTGCGCTGGGTCTCGGTGGTGACGGTCACGGCCAAACTCCTGCGGACGCGAGGGACGGGGGTCGCCCTCCAGGATGGGAGCCGCGTCGGTCGGCGTCAGCTCGACATCTTGTCGATATCGAGGCGTAGAGTTGGACAACATGGCACTGACGCTCGCCGCCCTCGTGGCCGAACGTCCGCTCGGCCTGCGGGTGCGGGCGGCGGAGGCCGGGCTCGACCGCCCGATCGGCTGGGTCCACCCCACCGAACTGACCGATCCCCAGGACTTCCTCGAAGGCGGCGAACTGCTGCTGACCACCGGCCTGGCTCTCGACGAGACCACGTCGCCCGAGTACATCCGGCGGCTCGTCGACGCGGGGGTGGCCGGTCTCGGTTTCGGCGTCGGCCTCAGCCACGAGAGCATCCCGCGGTCCCTTGTGGACACCGCCGAGGAGGTCGGGCTCCCGGTGCTCGAAGTGCCGAGGAAGACACCGTTCATCGCGATCACGCGCGCGGTTTCCCGTGCGGTCGCCGCCGACGAGTACGCCTCGCTCGTGCGCACCGGCAAGGGACAGCAGGAACTGACCAGGACCGCCGTCGGCAAGGGCGGCCCCGGCGGGGTGGTGCGCAAACTCGCGAAGCTGGTCGACGGCTGGGTGCTCCTGCTCGACTCGGCAGGCCGGGTCACCGAAGCGGCACCAGCCTCCGCTCGTGATTCCGTCGACGAGGTCCGAGAAGACCTCGCGCGCCTGCGTGCGGGCACGCTCGTGACGTCGGTGGGGGAGGACGAGGTGGTGCTGCAAACACTCGAAACCCGTGCGCGTGGCGTGCTCGTGGTCGGGACAGGCGGGCCGCTCGACGCCGCGGGACAGCACATCGTCAACACCGCCGTGTCCCTTCTTTCCCTTGCGCTGGAACAGAATCGTGAACATGTGGCCGCCCTGCGGTACTTGCGCACCGGATTGTTCGACCTCTTGGTGAGCGGGCAGGACGAAATCGTGATGAGTGCCCTTTCCACGGTTTGGGGCGATGCGCCGGACGCGCCCTGGCGGGTTCACGCCTTCGAGGGGCCGCCGGGGGCGAGGCAGGCGTTCCATGCTCTGCTCGAAGCGGAAACCGAGGCGCACGAGGTGTTCTTCGCGCACTCGGGCACCGCGGTGATCGCCGCGGCAGTCGCGGATCTCAGCGTCTCGGAGCGAGTGGTGCGGCTCGCGGCCCGTGCCGGCGGCCTCCACGGCGGCTCCTCCGAAATCATCGGCATCGCGGAATTCACGTTCGGGGTCCGCCAAGCCGAACAGGCGGCGGGCGTGGCGAAAGCCAGGGGAGTGGAGTTCGTCCCTTATGCCGACCATGCCGGGCGCGGCTTCCTGGAGCTGGTCGATTCCCCAGCGGCACAAGCGTTTTCGGACAGCCTGCTGGCGCCGTTGCGGCACCACGACGAAACCGGCCGGGGCGAACTGGTCGCCTCACTGACGTGCTGGCTCGAACACCACGGTCATTGGGATCTGGCGTCCGCGCGGCTCGGCGTGCACCGGCACACTTTGCGCAACCGTATGCGCAAGGTCGCCGAATTGACCGGCCGCGATCTCGATTCGCCGGGGGTGCGCGCCGAATTCTGGCTCGCGCTGCAGGTCAGCGCCCGGACCTGACCAAGGCGATCGGCGAGTTCCCACAGCGCCGCAGGTGTGTGCCGCTCTCCGTCGTGACCGGCTCCGCGCCGGAAGACCACCACGCCGGGACGTCGATCTCGCGGACCAGCGACCCGGTGGCCTGCCGCGCGTTGTTCGACACGATCACCCGGCCCTGGGCGTTGACCAGCGCCGCGCGGCCGCCGAGCGCGCGCAGTTTCGGCTGTAGCAGGCGCTCGACCTCGCGCACGTAGACGTCCGCGCCGACGACCCCCGCGAACGATCCGCCGCGCCGCACGGGGATGGTGAAGGTCAGCGTGTATTCGTCGGTGCAGAGGTAGTCGACGTACGGGCCGTTGATGTGGCGGCGGCCGGTGTCGCGCGGGACGGTGAACCACGACTGCCGCGTGTAGTCGAGGAAGTTGTCGCTGTCCGGGTCGAGACTGATGACCAGTTGCACCGGTTCGGCGTCGCCGGTTTCGGTCCACCATTCGAAGCCGAATTCCTGATCTGCCAGCGCGTTCGGCGCGCTGATGAACCCGGCGCCGACGACCAGGCCGCCGAGGACGTCGAAGACCTGCGGGCGGAGGCGGGTCAGGTCTTCGGCGGTGACATCGGCTGATGCGGCCAAGAGCCCCTCGGCGCCGGTCAGAACCGGCTTCAGTCTGCCGAAGACGTCCTCGACCAGGGTGGATACCTGTTCGACGACCTCGGAACCGGCGGACGGTGTGTCGTTCACGATGCTCACCTCGGATGCGCGGATGCCGCAGCTTAAGGGGCCAGAAGGTCTAAATGCACGTCCGCCAGCCGGTCGATCGCCTCGAGGATGTGTTCCTCGGTGAGTTTCCTGGCCAGCTCGCCGTCGCCCTGTGCGATGGCGGCGGTGATCGCGCGGTGTTCGGCGTAGGCGTTTTCCCTGGTGCCCTGCGGTTCGAGCGGCAGCCAGAGCAGCCCGCCCCGCTCGCTCTGCAACTGCACTTCTTCCCTGGTCAATCGTGGCGACTGCGCGGCCGCGGCGACTTCGAGGTGGAACTGGCGCTCGGCACGCGACGCCTCGGTGCCGGTCGCGGTGCGGATGTCCTCGGTCGCCAGTTCGAGCCGTTCGATGTCCTCGGGCGAACTCCGCTCGGCGGCGAGTTTGGCCGCGGCGCCGGCGATGGCGAGGTAGTGATCACCGACGTCACGGAGTTCGGACAGTGAAACCGTGCGAAGGCGCTCTCGCCACGAAGCAGCCGAAGGGTTGGCAGGTGTCTTCACGAAGCTTCCGCCGCCTCGACCGCGTCGCGTCTCTACGAGCCCCTGTTGCCGCAAGGCCACGAGCGCTTCGCGAACTGTCACGGTGGAGACGCCGAATTGGGAGGCCAGCTCGGCTTCGCTCGGCAGCTGTTCCGAGTCGGCCAGCAGCCCGAGCGTGATGGCGTCGACCAGCCGCGCGGTGACCGCTTCCGCCCGGCCGATCTGGTCGAGCGGCGCGAACATCGCCGATCGCGCGCTGTGCGACATCCCCTTGCGCATGGTGGCCCTTCGCCCGAACTACTACCCGATGGAACCAATCTTGCCCCATCGTCTTGTCATTTAACATCTGGACTTATATGTTTTAGCTCCCTCGTCGCCCCACAAGGGAGCAAGGGACCTTTGCTATCGCCTCACGCCCCCAGGCCCCTGGAGGTCTCGTGCAGCAGTTGAAGCACTTCATCGGCGGTGAGTACGTCGGATCCGCGTCGGGCGCTGTCGCCGACATCGTCGATCCCGTCACCGGCCGCCCGTATTGCACCGCCGCCGTCGCCGGTCCCGAAGACGTCGACCGTGCGCTCAAGGTCGCGGCCGCCGCCTTCGAGCACTGGCGTGAGACCACGCCCGCGCAGCGCCAGCTCGCGCTGCTGAAGATCGCCGACGCCGTCGAAGCGCGCGCGGACGGCCTCGTGCTCGTCGAATCGGCGAACACCGGCAAGCCGATCGCGCTCACCGCGGCCGAAGAACTGCCGATGATCGTCGACCAGTTGCGGTTCTTCGCGGGGGCCGCGCGTGTCCTGGAAGGACGGTCGGCGGGCGAATACATGGAAGGGCATACCTCTTTCGTGCGCCGAGAACCGATCGGCGTGTGCGCGCAGGTTACGCCGTGGAACTACCCGCTCCTCATGGCGGTCTGGAAGATCGCGCCCGCGCTCGCCGCGGGGAACACCGTGGTGCTCAAACCGGCCGACACCACCCCCGCGTCGACCCTGCTCCTCGCCGAGATCTGCGCCGAATTCCTGCCGCCCGGCGTACTCAACGTGGTCTGCGGAGACCGCGACACCGGGCGAGCGCTCGTCGAGCACGAGATCCCGGCGATGGTGTCCATCACCGGTTCCGTGCGCGCCGGGATCGAAGTCGCCGCTTCGGCGGCGAAGGACGTGAAGCGCGTACATCTTGAGCTCGGCGGTAAAGCGCCCGTAGTGGTCTTCGCCGACGCGGACATCGAAGCGGCCGCGGAAGGCATCGCCGCCGCCGGGTACTTCAACGCGGGCCAGGACTGCACCGCGGCGACGCGGGTCCTGGTCGCCGACGAGGTCCACGACACCTTCGTCGAGGCCCTGACCCGGCAGGCACGGGCGACCACCACCGGCGCGCCCGGCGACACGTCGGTCAGCTACGGGCCGCTCAACAACGCCGCCCAGCTGGACCGGGTCGCCGGTTTCGTCGACCGGCTGCCCGCGCACGCGATCGTCCACTGTGGAGGAAAGCGGCAGGGCGACGAGGGGTACTTCTACGAACCGACGGTGATCTCCGGTGTCCGCCAGGACGACGAGATCAGCCGGACGGAGATCTTCGGCCCGGTCATCACCGTGCAGCGCTTCGCCTCCGAAGCCGAAGCGCTCGCCGCGGCGAACGGCGTCGAGTACGCGCTCGCGTCGTCGGTGTGGACCACCGATCACCAGCGGGCGATGCGGCTGGCCGGAAAGCTCGACTTCGGCTGCGTGTGGATCAACACGCATATCCCGCTCGTCGCCGAAATGCCGCACGGCGGCTTCAAGAAGTCCGGCTATGGCAAGGACCTCTCGCTCTACGGCCTCGAGGACTACACCCGCGTCAAGCACGTGATGAGCGCGCTGTGACGACCACCGAAAGGCACGCCATGCCTCATCAAGCGCCCACCACCTCCGCCGAGGGGGAGCAAGGGACCTTTGCTATCGCCTCCGACGGCGGCGGGGATCCGGCCATCCGGCTGCGCGGGCTGCGCAAGGAGTTCGGCCAGGTCCACGCGGTCGACGGCGTCGACCTCGACATCCCGCCCGGCGAGTTCTTCTCGATGCTCGGCCCGTCCGGTTCCGGCAAGACGACCGTGCTCCGCATGATCGCCGGCTTCGAACTGCCGACGGCGGGCACGATCGAACTGCACGGCCGCGACGTCAGCCGCCTCGCGCCCTTCGACCGCGACGTCAACACCGTCTTCCAGGACTACGCGCTCTTCCCGCACATGACCGTGCAGCAGAACGTCGAGTACGGCCTCCGGGTGAAACGCGTCCCCCGCGCGGAGCGACGTCAGCGCGCGAAGGAAGCCCTCGACACCGTCCGGCTCGGTGAGTTCGGCGAGCGCAAACCCGACCAGCTCTCCGGCGGCCAGCGTCAGCGCGTCGCCCTCGCCAGAGCCCTGGTCAACCGCCCGAAGGTGCTCCTGCTCGACGAACCGCTCGGCGCGCTCGACCTCAAACTGCGCCACACCATGCAGACCGAGCTGAAGCAGATCCAGCGCGACGTCGGCATCACCTTCATCTTCGTCACCCACGACCAGGACGAGGCGCTGACGATGAGCGACCGCATCGCGGTGTTCAACGCCGGCCGCATCGAACAGGTCGGTTCCCCGGTCGAGGTCTACGAGCGGCCCGCATCGGCGTTCGTCGCCGGCTTCGTCGGCACCTCGAACCTGCTCAGCGGCGGCGGCGCCGAGAACATCATCGGCAAACCCGGTGTCTTCAGCATCCGCCCCGAAAAGATCCGCGTCGACGCCGACCTCTCGAAGCCCGCGGACGTCGGCGAGACCAGCGCCACCGGCACCGTCACCGACACCGTCTACGCCGGCGCGACCGTGCGCTACGAGGTCACGCTCGACGCCGGCGGCCAGCTCTCCGTGGTCCGGCAGAACACCGCCGAGCCCGCGGACTTCGAGGGTGGCCGGGTCCGCCTGAGCTGGCGTCACGAACACAGCTTCCGCGTCCCCGAAGCCGGTTAGCCTCCCCCCCGCACCGAAAGGTTGTTCAATGAAGAACAGGAAACTCGCGCTCGCCGGCCTGCTCGGCGCCGGCCTGCTCGTGGCCGCCTGCGGAACGTCCGGGTCCAGTTCGACCGCCGCCGCACCCGGCGGGCAGGGCTTCACCCCGCCGAAACTCGACGCGCTCGCCCAGCTCGGCCAGCCGGAAGGCCAGGTCAACGTGCTGGCCTGGCCCGGCTACGCGGAAAATGGTTCGAACGACCCGGCCGTCGACTGGGTCACCGGATTCGAAAAGGAGACCGGCTGCAAGGTCAACGTCAAGGCGTTCGGCACCTCGGACGAGGCCGTGAACCTGATGAAGACCGGCCAGTACGACGTCATCTCCGCCTCCGGTGACGCTTCGCTGCGCCTCATCGCGTCCGGGGACGTCGAACCGGTGAACACCGCCCTCGTGCCGAACTACGCCGACGTCTTCGACTTCCTCAAGAACCGCCCGTGGAACAGCGTGAACGACGTGGCCTACGGCGTGCCGCACGGCTGGGGCGCGAACCTGCTGACCTGGCGCACCGACAAGGTGAACCCGGCACCGAATTCGTGGTCGGTCATGTTCGACGCGAACAGCCCCTACAAGGGCAAGATCTCCGCCTACGACTCGCCGATCTACATCGCCGACGCCGCGCTGTACCTGCAGAACAAGAAGCCGGAACTCGGCATCAAGAACCCGTACGCCTTGGATGACAAGCAGTTCCAGGCCGCCGTCGACCTGCTCAAGCAGCAGCGTCCGATGGTCGGGGAGTACTGGTCGGACTACCTGAAGGAGAGCCAGGCGCTCAAGAGCGGCGACGCCGTCCTCGGGACCGCCTGGCAGGTGACGGTGAACCTGACCAAGAGCGAGGGCGCGCCGGTCGAATCGGTGCTGCCGTCCGAAGGCGCGACGGGCTGGTCGGACACCTGGATGGTCGGGGCGAAGTCGCCGCACAAGACGTGCTCGTACAAGTGGCTGAACCACATCGTCAGCCCGAAGGCCAACGCCCAGGTCGCCGAGTACTTCGGTGAATCGCCCTCGAACCCCAAGGCGTGCGCCGAAACCAAGGACAAGAAGCACTGCGACACCTACCACGCCGGGGACGCCACGTACGCCTCGAAGATCCAGTACTGGACGACGCCGATCACGCAGTGCCTCGACGGCCGCACCGACGTCAAGTGCAAGGACTACGGCGAGTGGACCCGCGCCTGGACCGAGATCAAGGGCTGACCTCCCCGAACTCCGGGAGCGGCCGGTGGGCCCCCCACGCCGGCCGCTCCCGGTCCCATTTCTAGGCGGAAAAAGATGACGACCACCCTCGATTCACCGAGGCGGAAAGCCTCCGCCTTCCTGTACCGCAAACCCAAGCTGCGCCTGAGCATCCTGCTGTCCGCGCCGATGCTGTGGCTCGGCCTCGCCTACCTCGGCGCGCTGGCCGCGCTGTTCGTGACCGCGTTCTGGACCACCGACGTCTTCACCGGCCAGGTCGTGACCGAGTGGTCGCTGAACAACTTCGTCACCCTGTTCAGCGACGCGGTGTACCGCACGATCACCCTCCGGACGGTCGGGATCGCCGCGCTGGTCACGGTGGTCACCGCGATCATCGCCTTCCCGATGGCGTTCTACATGGCCAAGTTCGCCTCGCCGAGGGCGCGGCGGCTCCTGGTGATCGCCGTCATGACACCGCTGTGGGCGAGCTATCTGGTGAAGGCCTACGCGTGGCGGACCATGTTGTCCGGCAACGGTGTCCTGCACTGGCTGCTCAACCCGTTCGGCCTCGACACCCCCGGCTACGGCGTGCTCGCGACCGTGATCACCCTGTCGTATCTGTGGCTGCCGTACATGATCCTGCCGATCTACGCGGGCCTCGAGCGGCTGCCGAACTCCTTGGTGGACGCGTCGGGTGACCTCGGCGCGCGGCCGTTCCGGACTTTTCGCTCGGTGGTGCTGCCGGTGACCTTCCCGGCCGTCGTCGCCGGATCGATCTTCACGTTCTCGTTGTCGTTGGGCGACTACATCGCGGTGAAGATCGTCGGCGGCACCTCGCAGATGCTCGGCAACGTCGTCTACGACAACATCGGCGCCGCCAACAACCTGCCGTTCGCGGCGACCGTCGCGACCGTGCCCGTGGTGATCATGCTCGCCTACCTCGCCGCCGTGCGCCGCACGGGTGCGCTGGACAACCTGTAGGAGCGCGCGATGCGGCTTTCCCGGACGACCAAGTACCTCCTGCTCGCCGCGCTCGTACTCGGCCTGGCGGTCATCTACTTCCCGCTGCTGGTGGTCCTGCTCAATTCCTTCAACGCGGACACCACCTTCGGCTGGCCGCCGTCGAGCTTCACCCTGGAATGGTGGGGGCGGGCCGCGGAGAACGAAGGCGCGCTGAAGGCACTGGGCACGAGTGTCCAGGCGGGACTCGTGGCAACGGCGATCGC
This window encodes:
- a CDS encoding cache domain-containing protein; the protein is MNDTPSAGSEVVEQVSTLVEDVFGRLKPVLTGAEGLLAASADVTAEDLTRLRPQVFDVLGGLVVGAGFISAPNALADQEFGFEWWTETGDAEPVQLVISLDPDSDNFLDYTRQSWFTVPRDTGRRHINGPYVDYLCTDEYTLTFTIPVRRGGSFAGVVGADVYVREVERLLQPKLRALGGRAALVNAQGRVIVSNNARQATGSLVREIDVPAWWSSGAEPVTTESGTHLRRCGNSPIALVRSGR
- a CDS encoding PucR family transcriptional regulator; protein product: MALTLAALVAERPLGLRVRAAEAGLDRPIGWVHPTELTDPQDFLEGGELLLTTGLALDETTSPEYIRRLVDAGVAGLGFGVGLSHESIPRSLVDTAEEVGLPVLEVPRKTPFIAITRAVSRAVAADEYASLVRTGKGQQELTRTAVGKGGPGGVVRKLAKLVDGWVLLLDSAGRVTEAAPASARDSVDEVREDLARLRAGTLVTSVGEDEVVLQTLETRARGVLVVGTGGPLDAAGQHIVNTAVSLLSLALEQNREHVAALRYLRTGLFDLLVSGQDEIVMSALSTVWGDAPDAPWRVHAFEGPPGARQAFHALLEAETEAHEVFFAHSGTAVIAAAVADLSVSERVVRLAARAGGLHGGSSEIIGIAEFTFGVRQAEQAAGVAKARGVEFVPYADHAGRGFLELVDSPAAQAFSDSLLAPLRHHDETGRGELVASLTCWLEHHGHWDLASARLGVHRHTLRNRMRKVAELTGRDLDSPGVRAEFWLALQVSART
- a CDS encoding ABC transporter permease; the protein is MTTTLDSPRRKASAFLYRKPKLRLSILLSAPMLWLGLAYLGALAALFVTAFWTTDVFTGQVVTEWSLNNFVTLFSDAVYRTITLRTVGIAALVTVVTAIIAFPMAFYMAKFASPRARRLLVIAVMTPLWASYLVKAYAWRTMLSGNGVLHWLLNPFGLDTPGYGVLATVITLSYLWLPYMILPIYAGLERLPNSLVDASGDLGARPFRTFRSVVLPVTFPAVVAGSIFTFSLSLGDYIAVKIVGGTSQMLGNVVYDNIGAANNLPFAATVATVPVVIMLAYLAAVRRTGALDNL
- a CDS encoding gamma-aminobutyraldehyde dehydrogenase, whose product is MQQLKHFIGGEYVGSASGAVADIVDPVTGRPYCTAAVAGPEDVDRALKVAAAAFEHWRETTPAQRQLALLKIADAVEARADGLVLVESANTGKPIALTAAEELPMIVDQLRFFAGAARVLEGRSAGEYMEGHTSFVRREPIGVCAQVTPWNYPLLMAVWKIAPALAAGNTVVLKPADTTPASTLLLAEICAEFLPPGVLNVVCGDRDTGRALVEHEIPAMVSITGSVRAGIEVAASAAKDVKRVHLELGGKAPVVVFADADIEAAAEGIAAAGYFNAGQDCTAATRVLVADEVHDTFVEALTRQARATTTGAPGDTSVSYGPLNNAAQLDRVAGFVDRLPAHAIVHCGGKRQGDEGYFYEPTVISGVRQDDEISRTEIFGPVITVQRFASEAEALAAANGVEYALASSVWTTDHQRAMRLAGKLDFGCVWINTHIPLVAEMPHGGFKKSGYGKDLSLYGLEDYTRVKHVMSAL
- a CDS encoding FadR/GntR family transcriptional regulator; the encoded protein is MRKGMSHSARSAMFAPLDQIGRAEAVTARLVDAITLGLLADSEQLPSEAELASQFGVSTVTVREALVALRQQGLVETRRGRGGGSFVKTPANPSAASWRERLRTVSLSELRDVGDHYLAIAGAAAKLAAERSSPEDIERLELATEDIRTATGTEASRAERQFHLEVAAAAQSPRLTREEVQLQSERGGLLWLPLEPQGTRENAYAEHRAITAAIAQGDGELARKLTEEHILEAIDRLADVHLDLLAP
- a CDS encoding ABC transporter ATP-binding protein; this encodes MTTTERHAMPHQAPTTSAEGEQGTFAIASDGGGDPAIRLRGLRKEFGQVHAVDGVDLDIPPGEFFSMLGPSGSGKTTVLRMIAGFELPTAGTIELHGRDVSRLAPFDRDVNTVFQDYALFPHMTVQQNVEYGLRVKRVPRAERRQRAKEALDTVRLGEFGERKPDQLSGGQRQRVALARALVNRPKVLLLDEPLGALDLKLRHTMQTELKQIQRDVGITFIFVTHDQDEALTMSDRIAVFNAGRIEQVGSPVEVYERPASAFVAGFVGTSNLLSGGGAENIIGKPGVFSIRPEKIRVDADLSKPADVGETSATGTVTDTVYAGATVRYEVTLDAGGQLSVVRQNTAEPADFEGGRVRLSWRHEHSFRVPEAG
- a CDS encoding ABC transporter substrate-binding protein, which gives rise to MKNRKLALAGLLGAGLLVAACGTSGSSSTAAAPGGQGFTPPKLDALAQLGQPEGQVNVLAWPGYAENGSNDPAVDWVTGFEKETGCKVNVKAFGTSDEAVNLMKTGQYDVISASGDASLRLIASGDVEPVNTALVPNYADVFDFLKNRPWNSVNDVAYGVPHGWGANLLTWRTDKVNPAPNSWSVMFDANSPYKGKISAYDSPIYIADAALYLQNKKPELGIKNPYALDDKQFQAAVDLLKQQRPMVGEYWSDYLKESQALKSGDAVLGTAWQVTVNLTKSEGAPVESVLPSEGATGWSDTWMVGAKSPHKTCSYKWLNHIVSPKANAQVAEYFGESPSNPKACAETKDKKHCDTYHAGDATYASKIQYWTTPITQCLDGRTDVKCKDYGEWTRAWTEIKG
- the gabT gene encoding 4-aminobutyrate--2-oxoglutarate transaminase; amino-acid sequence: MTVTTETQRRLRTEIPGPASRALQERRAAVVAAGVSSVLPVYVTSAEGGLLTDADGNVLIDFGSGIAVTNVGHAAPAVVDRVREQVGRFTHTCFMVTPYEGYVEVCEALDKLTPGTHEKRSVLFNSGAEAVENAVKIARAATGRQAVVVFDHAYHGRTNLTMALTAKSVPYKHGFGPFAPEVYRVPGSYPYRDGLSGPEAARIAIDRIEKQIGGDQVAAVVLEPVQGEGGFIEPAPGFLPALSAWCTENGVVFVADEVQTGFCRTGEWFASTHEDVVPDLIATAKGIAGGLPLAAVTGRAELLDAVPPGGLGGTYGGNPIACAAALGSIEIMRQDNLAASAKRIENAVLPRLRALAEETGVIGDVRGRGAMLAAEFVQPGTTEPDADLTKRVAQACHQAGVVVLTCGTYGNVVRLLPPLSLSAELLDEGLSVLEHAVRTEASK